The following proteins are encoded in a genomic region of Tenebrio molitor chromosome 7, icTenMoli1.1, whole genome shotgun sequence:
- the LOC138135937 gene encoding alpha-2-macroglobulin receptor-associated protein, whose protein sequence is MICFNKFVIFVLVTVFASLSKCHNKYSSEANSKPKPNDDLDFRPVSLKHLDKPFRMAKLNLLWSKAVIRLSETKLKSLFGELKLHDKEEITWKHLKAEGKDKDGLKEAELRKKLLNIMGNYNLLDQADDLHDPAKYRPHKPLNEASDKYLNKSLFKDKKLNKLWEKAETAGFTPEELAALKEEFNHHQDKVDQYYSLLHDVKGNEQDDQAINSVDENLEKFNTIETQEEKQPNKDYLDKVNLLREKHKDIRDGYDRLFVLAAKGPSSKEFVEPKVQGLWKIALESNFKPDELESLRVELLHYENRLLKLRHLQAEAALKDDYHKKKMELAGGKTDGMMMMEDTIKKHSRKVEKIHLDLETRIMQKHIEL, encoded by the exons atgatcTGCTTTAATAAATTCGTGATTTTCGTATTAGTGACCGTTTTTGCTTCCCTCTCAAAGTGCCATAATAAATATTCTTCTGAAGCAAATTCCAAACCAAAACCGAACGATGACTTAGATTTTCGACCCGTCTCGCTAAAACATTTGGATAAACCGTTTAGAATggccaaattaaatttgttgtgGTCAAAAGCCGTTATA AGGCTTTCAGAAACTAAACTTAAGTCGCTTTTTGGcgaattaaaattgcatgatAAAGAGGAAATAACGTGGAAACATCTTAAAGCTGAAGGAAAAGATAAAGATGGATTAAAGGAAGctgaattgagaaaaaaattattgaatattATGGGTAATTATAATTTACTAGATCAGGCTGATGACCTCCATGATCCAGCTAAATATAGACCCCATAAACCTCTTAATGAAGCATCagataaatatttgaataaaagtCTATTCAAAGACAAAAAACTCAACAAATTGTGGGAAAAGGCTGAAACTGCAGGCTTTACACCTGAAGAACTAGCAGCTTTAAAAGAAGAATTTAATCATCATCAGGATAAAGTTGATCAATATTATTCTTTACTTCATGATGTTAAAGGAAATGAACAAGATGATCAGGCAATTA ATTCTGTTGATgagaatttagaaaaatttaacaCTATTGAAACTCAAGAAGAAAAACAACCAAATAAAGATTATTTAGATAAAGTAAACCTTTTGAGAGAAAAACATAAAGACATTCGTGATGGTTATGATAGACTTTTTGTTCTAGCTGCTAAAGGACCAAGCAGTAAAGAGTTTGTTGAACCAAAGGTTCAAGGTTTATGGAAAATTGCATTGGAAAGTAATTTTAAACCTGATGAATTAGAATCATTAAGAGTTGAACTCCTTCATTATGAAAACAGACTACTCAAATTGAGACATCTTCAAGCTGAAGCTGCCTTGAAAGATGATTAtcataagaaaaaaatggagtTAGCTGGAGGTAAAACTGATGGAATGATGATGATGGAAGATACTATTAAAAAACATAGTagaaaagttgaaaaaatcCATTTAGATTTGGAAACAAGAATAATGCAAAAacatattgaattgtaa
- the LOC138135930 gene encoding putative leucine-rich repeat-containing protein DDB_G0290503 isoform X1: protein MNDSDDYDFTPSASSNLASLFDSSSINSDSSSLIYTAPKQPKQGITSDVKSETTKGESTVVCAYIVHVWKLVEGKYIPLGKHGLAIISSSLQASYDIILYKEKRNVIMRTKIDSTFEISIKKDDFASFFDSVKDNWLIKFSSNNDFQVLMDHMEKYGGKVIMATEIKENSHTTENEKEDNEKSIAANVENGNTSENKAKADILSRIAKMGQSILPSKNADVEEQIESAHINVSTHAVEEKISESKPINTFPSALSPSHVFPQTQIQNIPSGFVIGQAVTYDPLNLYVTENRAHNTEVRMSLSHISEKLNNMMKLMDTEKARGEPNSEMLKSKIKVLELRTENLLKELTFFQEENIKLKLQMKDQQDRLRNEEQNKADASLAKEQEKIKELETELTLSKDNIMDLSKISEKQKVEVEELKNKLTSCQDRQLNEIFKRDNTIEELKQKLHEFENQQHGQSSDQDDKEKSANFTAMLKESMNGMYGNIVASFNEDQQYQFSEISNVIAQNIKFTTLKIIQSFQQTYENLSDTS, encoded by the exons atgaATGATTCCGATGATTATGATTTTACTCCGTCGGCCAG TTCTAACTTAGCATCATTGTTTGATTCTTCCTCAATAAATTCTGATAGTTCAAGTCTAATTTACACTGCCCCAAAACAGCCAAAGCAAGGAATCACATCAGATGTAAAAAGTGAAACAACAAAAGGAGAAAGTACTGTTGTATGTGCATACATTGTTCATGTATGGAAATT AGTTGAGGGAAAATACATTCCACTGGGCAAACATGGTCTTGCAATTATTAGTTCTTCACTTCAAGCATCTTATGACATAATTTTATATAAAGAAAAGCGCAATGTAATAATGAGAACAAAAATAGATTCCACCTTTGAGATCTCAATAAAAAAAGATGATTTTGCGTCGTTTTTTGATAGTGTTAAAGATAATTGGCTAATTAAATTTAGCAGTAATAATGACTTTCAAGTTCTCATGGATCATATGGAAAAATATGGTGGTAAAGTTATAATGGCAACTGAAATCAAGGAGAACAGTCATACaactgaaaatgaaaaagagGATAATGAAAAAAGCATTGCAGCCAATGTAGAAAATGGAAACACATCAGAAAATAAAGCAAAGGCAGATATTTTGTCACGTATTGCTAAAATGGGCCAGTCAATTTTGCCCAGTAAAAATGCTGATGTAGAAGAACAGATTGAAAGTGCACACATTAATGTCTCAACACATGCAGTTGAAGAGAAAATTAGTGAAAGTAAACCAATAAATACATTTCCATCAGCTTTGAGTCCATCACATGTGTTCCCTCAGAcacaaatacaaaatattccaaGTGGTTTTGTTATTGGGCAAGCTGTGACATATGATCCTTTAAATCTGTATGTTACAGAAAACCGTGCTCATAACACTGAAGTTAGAATGAGTTTGTCACATATTTCAGAAAAACTGAATAACATGATGAAACTGATGGATACAGAAAAAGCAAGAGGTGAACCTAATAGTGAAATGCtgaaaagtaaaattaaagtcTTGGAACTGAGaactgaaaatttattaaaagaatTAACATTCTTTCAggaagaaaatataaaattaaaactacaAATGAAGGACCAACAGGATAGATTAagaaatgaagaacaaaataaAGCTGATGCAAGTCTGGCAAAAGAACAAGAAAAGATAAAAGAACTTGAAACAGAACTTACTTTAAGCAAGGATAATATAATGGATCTTTCCAAGATCTCTGAGAAACAAAAAGTTGAAGtagaagaattaaaaaataagttgACATCATGTCAAGATAGACAATTAAATGAGATTTTTAAAAGGGATAATACAATTGAGGAATTAAAACAGAAACTGCatgaatttgaaaatcagCAGCATGGCCAATCATCTGACCAAGATGataaagaaaaaagtgcaaatttCACTGCAATGTTAAAAGAATCAATGAATGGAATGTATGGCAACATTGTGGCTAGCTTTAATGAAGATCAACAGTATCAATTTTCTGAAATCAGTAATGTTATTGCACAgaatataaaatttacaacactaaaaaTTATCCAGAGCTTTCAACAAACTTATGAAAATCTTTCTGACACAAGCTGA
- the LOC138135930 gene encoding uncharacterized protein isoform X2 has translation MNDSDDYDFTPSASSNLASLFDSSSINSDSSSLIYTAPKQPKQGITSDVKSETTKGESTVVCAYIVHVWKLVEGKYIPLGKHGLAIISSSLQASYDIILYKEKRNVIMRTKIDSTFEISIKKDDFASFFDSVKDNWLIKFSSNNDFQVLMDHMEKYGGKVIMATEIKENSHTTENEKEDNEKSIAANVENGNTSENKAKADILSRIAKMGQSILPSKNADVEEQIESAHINVSTHAVEEKISESKPINTFPSALSPSHVFPQTQIQNIPSGFVIGQAVTYDPLNLYVTENRAHNTEVRMSLSHISEKLNNMMKLMDTEKARGEPNSEMLKRRKYKIKTTNEGPTG, from the exons atgaATGATTCCGATGATTATGATTTTACTCCGTCGGCCAG TTCTAACTTAGCATCATTGTTTGATTCTTCCTCAATAAATTCTGATAGTTCAAGTCTAATTTACACTGCCCCAAAACAGCCAAAGCAAGGAATCACATCAGATGTAAAAAGTGAAACAACAAAAGGAGAAAGTACTGTTGTATGTGCATACATTGTTCATGTATGGAAATT AGTTGAGGGAAAATACATTCCACTGGGCAAACATGGTCTTGCAATTATTAGTTCTTCACTTCAAGCATCTTATGACATAATTTTATATAAAGAAAAGCGCAATGTAATAATGAGAACAAAAATAGATTCCACCTTTGAGATCTCAATAAAAAAAGATGATTTTGCGTCGTTTTTTGATAGTGTTAAAGATAATTGGCTAATTAAATTTAGCAGTAATAATGACTTTCAAGTTCTCATGGATCATATGGAAAAATATGGTGGTAAAGTTATAATGGCAACTGAAATCAAGGAGAACAGTCATACaactgaaaatgaaaaagagGATAATGAAAAAAGCATTGCAGCCAATGTAGAAAATGGAAACACATCAGAAAATAAAGCAAAGGCAGATATTTTGTCACGTATTGCTAAAATGGGCCAGTCAATTTTGCCCAGTAAAAATGCTGATGTAGAAGAACAGATTGAAAGTGCACACATTAATGTCTCAACACATGCAGTTGAAGAGAAAATTAGTGAAAGTAAACCAATAAATACATTTCCATCAGCTTTGAGTCCATCACATGTGTTCCCTCAGAcacaaatacaaaatattccaaGTGGTTTTGTTATTGGGCAAGCTGTGACATATGATCCTTTAAATCTGTATGTTACAGAAAACCGTGCTCATAACACTGAAGTTAGAATGAGTTTGTCACATATTTCAGAAAAACTGAATAACATGATGAAACTGATGGATACAGAAAAAGCAAGAGGTGAACCTAATAGTGAAATGCtgaaaa gaagaaaatataaaattaaaactacaAATGAAGGACCAACAGGATAG